One Haemorhous mexicanus isolate bHaeMex1 chromosome 7, bHaeMex1.pri, whole genome shotgun sequence genomic window, ACACAAGAATATCTGGCCTAATGACAGTAAGAAACTGATTTGATTTTTTCTGAATGAGTTGGCCTCAGTCATAAAAGTTTTTAGTTTAATGAGCACTCCTGCTATCCATATAAACCAATAATTTATAAGAGACTCCAAAGTACAAAAACAGATTGACAAATCTGAATAAGAACCTTTTAAttgaactgaaagaaaaggtATGAGCTGGTTATCATACAAACACATACCTGTAACAGGGTCTTCCAGAATTCCAACCCAAGGTGCAAAATATCTGGAGTAAAAATCATGGCCTTTTCCACTGGAATTTCCCTTAACAGTGAGTATGAGTCCTTTcaattttcctgtcttttcagCTGACAAAAAGTGTTGTGCACTCACTTTCAAGTTTTCCAACACAGACCttgaatataattttgaaaatttaataGCCCTTAATTCATTTTACATGAATATAagtactgaaaagaaaaaataaagttatagAATCATCTTCCCTACAATTCAAAACCAGCCCTAAAATACCAGAGCAGACAAGATCCCTAGCGTTGTCCTCACAATGGTATTTGACAGAAAAATCACCTTGAACCTCATGCACTCTGAatgagcagagaaaaaacatcAAGCCATGTATTTCCTATTTATCTCTGAAAACAGAGCTTCCTGAAATATtagccaccaaaaaaaaaaaaaaatcaccttgttTCAACATTTTAATCATTGAAAGAATTATTGCCTCACTACAGAATGTACCAAGTGCTCCAGCTCCTTTCAGAGCAGGCAAATAACTAACATCATTCAGGTCTTCATGGCATCCTAAAGCAGTCTACAACTGGCTGATACCTCCCTACAAAAGAGTCTGAAAGAATGAAATAATAAGTACTCAGCTGagatatatttctttttccttggtaCCCCAGACCTTAACCATTAGTTAGGCCAAACTTCAAGTTTGTAGTAATACTAATTTGGCCTGATTAAAGAAGTTCTGTTTCAGCAGTATATACCTAAATCATACTTGAATTAACAATGAAATTCAGATGAGATTAACAAATGCTTTGGAATCATTTGAATTGGAATTTTCTCTCTAAAGCTACTTATGGTGCTGTTAAGCATGTGTAAGCAGATTACAGTCCAATGGAAGAAAGAATCCCTGGCCTTCTGCCAATGTGCCCTGAACTGAAGCAGGACTCCCAACTTCCTGCCAGGTCACTGGATCATCTTTAGACTCAGATGGATGGGAAAAACACACCAGCATTCAAACTGCTTCCTACACCTCCTTCCCTTGAAGACAGATTTCAGAATGATCTTACTCAGCTTTGCACCTTCTGCATTCTTGATTTAACCAATTAAAAGAGTGCCATATACCTGTCATAAGTATCACTGAGGCGGACCAGGAGCTTCCTTGTGTCGGGAGAATAACGGACATCTTGAACAACCATGTCACCAACAGCTGCCTggtgggcagggcagagacACAAAAACCCATCAGCActtgaatataaaatattattccCTCAGCATTTCTGTAAAGCACATTCCCTGCTAGAAGAGGGCTTATGCAAGGTCTTCAAATGCACCAAGTGTTTGAATGGGTATGGGGGAGTTACAGGCCCCATATGTGTCAATTTgggaagaaatccagcacctaGAGGAGGGCAAGGACACAGACTGTCCTCTTATGCACACAAAAGGCTGAAAATGCCATTGAAATAAATATTGACACTTTGGTCAATGGAAATGGGAGACACAGGttcagctgcagccctgtggaGAATTCCACTCCATGACCCACTGACCCATTACTGAGAGCTTTGAAGTCTGGTGTTTCCAGAGTATTGGGCAGTGCCTTGTCATCCTTTTTTAGCCATtttaatacataaaaataagcaaagcTATTATAAATGTTTATCTAAGACAACTGATGGATTCTTCTTTTACCTTTATTAATTCTTCTACTTCCTTAagttcctgaagaaaaaaaaaacacacacactgTGAAAAATGCAATATATATGCATGTATCTATGCAACTACAGACAGACACATATACTGACATACACATACAAACACATACTTTCCTTGAAAGCCTATCCTGAATAAAATTTTGACTAACCTGGGGGTAGGCTGTGTAAAGTGGCAAGTCCAGGACAATATGATCTTTCTCTTGTCTGGCCTTTAATTCCCCACTCAGTGTCACAAACGTGAGAACTGAGTTTGTATTTTCTAGAGAGAGAACATTGCAACATTATCAAACATTAGAATTTTAATCTAAATTGTCATAGCCCTCAGAGTAGCTCAGTATACTCAGAAAAAGTTAGTTATGCAGCTCAAATATATCTAGAGCAACACTGTATTCTGGGCAAAATTCCCAACTAACTCAATAAATCTGCTGAGGCTAATGAACACAGCAATTGTCAGGGAATCATTCCTGCATTTGTCTAGAATGAATGGGAATGCCCTTTTAACAGAAAGAGCAATATTCCCTATTCATCAAATCCTGCTATACCTCTCCCAGATGACATTTGCATATTTAGCACGTTCCATAAACCAGAGTAATAGCAGGGCATGGGAATCAGAGGGTAGGCATCAGACTACAGCCTGTTAACTACAGAGCAGAAGTAAAAGGCAATACCCAGGGTATCTCCATTTGTGTTCCACAGGTGTTCTGAATGTTTAATTGCCTTTGTCTTAAAAACCAGAGATGTGAATTACAAGTAAATGCTctaaaaaatatagaaatagatTGGTTGTAAACCTACTTTGTACGTGAAATAACACAGCAGCTGATGCAAGAGTAGCATGACCACAGAGAGGAACTTCACTGGCTGGGGTGAACCATCTGAGCCCAAAGCAGGAACCTTGGAAATATAAAGTTTATTTAGTGCTATTAAGTGGAAGAAGTCCATATCTTAATTTTACCTCAATATATATATAGAGTGATGATGTTTCAGTTAATCAAAATGCACGTTACAATCAGTTTTGGTCCTAAACACACTTCTAGGTACCCATTTTGCACTGATTTTTCAGAATAGCTATCCCTTTTGAATCAGGTCAACAACCTTTGCATGCTGCACAGATTTTCCTTTGTCCTGAACAGGTCTTATTTAGAAGATAAAGCCTCCATGTCGGTGTGTATTATGAAATCCTACAGAGGCAGAGTCATGATCTGTATCACCTGCAGGCCAGGTTACCATTTAGAGGTGATGGATGGTTTTGCTGGTATAACAGAACCTGTACTGGAGTTAGCTCAgttataaattattttgcttaaaCCACCAGTTTAGTCTGGTAAAAGCCTCTAATGTCTACCAACCCTTCATTTCACTAGAAATCATATTTCTATTTGCTGTTTCAAAACCAAGTATCACACGTATGATACTTGGTTTCCTGTAAGTTTTGCACATGCGTTTCAAGTGAATAATTACCATACAAACACAACAAGAAGTGAAAAAGGATTTTGGTTTAATCCAAACCAGACTTGTCATTGCAACTATGGAAAGTTCACACACTAAAGTCAGTGCCCTCTAATAATAACAAAGAGAACTCAAATAAAAGCCTGTGGTGGAAGCTAATGGCCCCAGCAGTGAAGTGCTGTGGGGGctggcccagagcagccctgagcctgctccctgctgctcctgcactgctccaagtaggagctgtgcctgggagcaggacctgcaggaTTCATGCACATGCCTGAGGGGAGACAAACGTGACCCAGAACGGCTGCCTGAACACTCCAGACACACAGCCAGACTTGGACTGAGAGGACATTAAGCACTCCCATAAATTCACATGTCCCTAAAATAACAGAGTTgatgggtttggttttttctttaactAACATTAAATTAAACATACTGATCATGAAGGCCTGCAGAAACACACACTGTGTCCAGCAGCCCTCACTAGACCAATTCATGTTCCAGAAGCAGATGACAAAAGACATTCTGATGTTCCTGGttcacccccagcacccctcaGCACACACAGTGTCAGGTGTAGCTGAGTGCCCAAATTCCTTTGAAAGAACTG contains:
- the PBLD gene encoding phenazine biosynthesis-like domain-containing protein isoform X3 — protein: MNLSETAFIRKLKPGDDFTKSSCFGLRWFTPASEVPLCGHATLASAAVLFHVQKNTNSVLTFVTLSGELKARQEKDHIVLDLPLYTAYPQELKEVEELIKAAVGDMVVQDVRYSPDTRKLLVRLSDTYDRSVLENLKVSAQHFLSAEKTGKLKGLILTVKGNSSGKGHDFYSRYFAPWVGILEDPVTGSAHAVLSSYWSEQLGKKEMLAFQCSRRGGELQISVRGDGRVDVAGQTAVVLKGNLTL
- the PBLD gene encoding phenazine biosynthesis-like domain-containing protein isoform X1; translation: MQIPIFTVDAFTNRPFSGNPAAVCLLENDLDEDLHQKIATEMNLSETAFIRKLKPGDDFTKSSCFGLRWFTPASEVPLCGHATLASAAVLFHVQKNTNSVLTFVTLSGELKARQEKDHIVLDLPLYTAYPQELKEVEELIKAAVGDMVVQDVRYSPDTRKLLVRLSDTYDRSVLENLKVSAQHFLSAEKTGKLKGLILTVKGNSSGKGHDFYSRYFAPWVGILEDPVTGSAHAVLSSYWSEQLGKKEMLAFQCSRRGGELQISVRGDGRVDVAGQTAVVLKGNLTL
- the PBLD gene encoding phenazine biosynthesis-like domain-containing protein isoform X2 encodes the protein MSLKRKDLDEDLHQKIATEMNLSETAFIRKLKPGDDFTKSSCFGLRWFTPASEVPLCGHATLASAAVLFHVQKNTNSVLTFVTLSGELKARQEKDHIVLDLPLYTAYPQELKEVEELIKAAVGDMVVQDVRYSPDTRKLLVRLSDTYDRSVLENLKVSAQHFLSAEKTGKLKGLILTVKGNSSGKGHDFYSRYFAPWVGILEDPVTGSAHAVLSSYWSEQLGKKEMLAFQCSRRGGELQISVRGDGRVDVAGQTAVVLKGNLTL